A region of the Streptomyces durocortorensis genome:
TGCTCGCGTATCGCGGCGACGAGCGGGTTGACGACGCCGATGAGCGCGACCTTGGCACCGGTGGCGATGTCCAGCAGTCCCGCGACGGCCGCGTCCCTGGCCTCGGCCCGCGTCTCGGGTGTGCCGGTCGGCAGGACGACGGGTTCGGCGGCGGGCGCGCTGCGATGCGGCTGAACGCGACCGAGGTAGGCGTCGAGGGCGGCGACGCGCACGGGCGCCGAATCATGCCGGATGAGGGTGTCGAGGGTGTGGCCCGAGGCGTCCGCGCAGAACTCGGGGGCGAGGGCTCCGGCCTCGAAGGAAGAGGCCCCGAAGGCGTCCCCGGACCTCAGTAGCAGGTAGTGGTTGCGGTAGGTGACCTGGCTGCCGGCGAGCCGGGTGGTGTGGTGGAGCCAGAAAGCGCTGGTGACGGCGAGCTCCTGGGGCAGCGGCCCGTAGGCGCCTTCGAGAACCGCTTGCCGGAGGTCTGCCACGGAGTGCGGCTGCGAGGGAGACATGTCGAGTCCTTTCGTCCGGGGGGTGATGGATTCGCAGGGAGGGCTGTGACCAAGGGGAGGAGGGCGGCTAGACCGCGCCGGGTACCAGCAGCGGTTCGCCGCGCACCAGCGCGCTGTCGTTCGGCGGCCAGTCCATCGCGGACCAGGGGTGCCGCAGCCCGTCCCGCGTCATGACCTCGTGGGGCCGCATGGAGCCCAGACCGATGGCCTTGGGGTGGTTGGCGTAGGCGCTGTCGACGTAGCGGTGCCCGGTGTCGGCGGCGAGGAAGACGTACGTCCGGGAGTCGTCGCGCTCGCGCTCCCAGAGCGTGGCCAGGTAGGCGGCGCCGGCGGACAGTCCGGCGAAGATACCGCTGGCGCGCAGGAGTTCGACGGCACCGGACATGGCGTAGTCGAAGTTGACCCAGTGGATACGGTCGTACAGGTCGTGCCGGACGTTCCGGAAGGGGATGGAACTGCCGATCCCCGCGATGATCATGTCGGGGTCCAAGACGTGCTCGGCACCGAAGGTGACGCTGCCGAAGGGCTGCACGCCGACGAGGGTGACCTCCCGGCCCGCCTCGCGCAGATACGTGGCGATGGCGCCGGTGGACGCTCCGGTGCCGACCCCTCCGACGATGGACAGAGGTCCGTCCGGGACCTCCTTGCCGATCAGGTCGGCGACGTCGCGGTAGCCGAGGTAGTGGATCGAGTCGTGGTACTGCCGCATCCAGTGGTAGCCGGGGTTCTCGCGCAGCAGTTCGCCGATGCGCTCCACGCGCAGGTTCTGGTCCAGGCGCAGGTTCTTGGACGGCCGGACCTGTTCGAGCGTGGCGCCCAGGATCTCCAGCTGGACGCGGAGTGTACGGT
Encoded here:
- a CDS encoding Rossmann-like domain-containing protein, which produces MSPSQPHSVADLRQAVLEGAYGPLPQELAVTSAFWLHHTTRLAGSQVTYRNHYLLLRSGDAFGASSFEAGALAPEFCADASGHTLDTLIRHDSAPVRVAALDAYLGRVQPHRSAPAAEPVVLPTGTPETRAEARDAAVAGLLDIATGAKVALIGVVNPLVAAIREQGGTPLPCDFNLRATNWGDPVTDDMNQVLAEADAVVATGMTLSNGSFDVILEHCRKQEIPLVVYAQTGSAVARAFLGAGVTALSAEPFPFSQFSADETALYRYRAAGT
- a CDS encoding pyridoxal-phosphate dependent enzyme, whose product is MHEHIAEAVKEPDVVAVPPGAVCLRFETMKLYSALGAVRHLLETGQVEPGDTLVDSSSGIYAHALALACHRYGLNCHVVGSTTVDRTLRVQLEILGATLEQVRPSKNLRLDQNLRVERIGELLRENPGYHWMRQYHDSIHYLGYRDVADLIGKEVPDGPLSIVGGVGTGASTGAIATYLREAGREVTLVGVQPFGSVTFGAEHVLDPDMIIAGIGSSIPFRNVRHDLYDRIHWVNFDYAMSGAVELLRASGIFAGLSAGAAYLATLWERERDDSRTYVFLAADTGHRYVDSAYANHPKAIGLGSMRPHEVMTRDGLRHPWSAMDWPPNDSALVRGEPLLVPGAV